From Punica granatum isolate Tunisia-2019 chromosome 1, ASM765513v2, whole genome shotgun sequence:
CAATGTTTTGCATTTTGGTCGTTCTTGCTCTCAATGTTTTTGTCATCACAACCCATCATGAACCTTCAGCAAACGTCATAGTTCATCGCGAATCATCATGAAAACACAAAAACCATCATGAAAACCCCAAAAAGTTGTCATGAAAATACtgataaatcatcataggaATTCAGTGGATCGCTACAAAACTTGGAAACTGTTAGAGTCCATTACCATTTAGCCCATAAATACTAGTAATGTCGGCTTGGTTTGGGAGTACTATTACTAAAATAAAAGTGCTGAAATATAATTGTTGAAGAAAAATgttaattttagaataagcAAGTATTTGGGAGgtaacaatttaaaattgctgaaattaaaattattgtttAAAATAGACAACAAGTAGAATCAGTTTTTATAAACACTTATTAAACTATTGaagaaaatcacattttacATCGCtatgtaaccgaaaaaaaaattaaatcataGTTTTGAAATAGTCaaataaatattgattttACCTAAAAATTCAACAAAGAAAAACACTTATGCAACTGCCATCACACTTCCACACGAAAACATAAatgcaaataaacaaaatatgaGTAAACCCATGACTAAAATCAACAGGAGTCCATTAAAGTTTGAATAGTTAGGAAAAAATTCTACAGTGTGTAGCGAAAAGAAACTGGATATGATTCACCGtacgaaaaataatttattatgaaaatcCAGAAAATCATTACAAAAACCTTAAAAAACATAGAAAGTTGTCATGGAAATCTACAAAATCATTATAGAAACTCAAAAAATCGTTCTCaaacttgaaaaatgtgtcATAGTCCATTGCTACTTAGACCTTAAAAGCTAGTAAAAcaaagggcaaattacaaaaaaaaatccaaattttgtaaaatatctcagttttgtcctaaattttgttttgtaacaaaaaaaaccataagttttctaaaatgtctcaaaaatgacttccgttataacttccgtcaatttttgcttacgtgtgacctacgtggactgttaaagggttCCACTAGcttacgtgtgacctacgtggactgttaaagggacccaccatcaacagcaaaaattgacggaagttataacggaggtcattttttagacattttagaaaacttatggttttttttgttacaaaacaaaatttaggacaaaattgagacattttacaaaacttgggtttttttttgtaatttaccctaaaacaaatatacaaattaagaGTGAAATTTTGACTACAATCAATTGACACCAATAAAAGTTTGAATAGTTGTGGAAATACCCAAAAGCGCATCGCGACCAGAAATCGAATGTGATTCACCATATGAAGGACAATTCATAAATCATCATAAAAACCTGAAAGATCATCAACCCCCCCCTCCTAAATCGAGGTCAAGGTCGATCTTGATTTCGGGTGACCTCAGTAGTCGACGACGACCCCGATTTGGGGGTGGCGGCGGCCAATGGCGAGGTCGCCGCTGTCTTCCtctccttttcattttttcctttttttctttttaaatttctaaaaattataattaaatttcaaaaactttTGTTTGGACGGAAAAGGCTAGTTTTTATGAAAAAGTGACATCTGGACTAAAGtagtaaaaaatcaaaaggttGAGGACGAGAGtcggaaaaaaggaaatttagGAGTAAAGTGGCAGAATCTGGAAAGTTGAGGGCCAAAGTGTCTTTTCACGCAAAAGCAAAAAAGGGAAGCTCAGGCCAGCTCATAACATAACAGCCCAGTAAGGGATGTTTCAGCCCGAAACCAGACCAGCCCAACTCAGCCCAGCCCATTTGGCCCAATTTTATGGGCCTTGTTCCTTTTTCACTGACTTCCTGTTTTCCGGTTGGGTTAAGGCCCAGCTTCGTCTCCCCATTTTGGAAGTTTCCACTGCTTGCTTAAACCCTGAACCCTTGCCGGCGGGACGGTAACAGATCGGATCCTGCTCCTCGTTTCTCCCGTTTCCGGCGGCCATCAGTTTCCGGAGAAGAACAAAGGTATATATAGGGATCATTGTCAAGTTCAGTTGAAATGGCTTCAGCTTGTGGAAGATTCGTGCGCAGAGCTTCAGCGCCGCTGAATTCCGCCATCAGATCTAATCTGCGTCCTGCTTCGACCAGCAGATCCGCCGCCTCCGCTCTCCCTTCCAAATCTACTTCCGCTTCTGGGCGGTCCTTCTCCGTCCTCAGGTATCTCCGTCGAGCTTATCCTTCTTCCCCTCATGGAGTGGGACTGAGTTGATTTTGACTGTTATTGCCTGTTTCTCTTCTATTAGAGTCCGGCATGAGCTGGGGTGCGTGCAATCTCTCTTGCCGCTCCATAGTGCGGTGGCCGCGGCGAGGATGACGTCCTGCCTGAGCACGACGTCGAGGAGCTGCCGGGCGCTCTCACAGGGTACTCTCTGCTGCACCTCTCCAGGCCTCTAGTGCCGTTTTGTGTGTTTGCCTGTGAGTAGCTTTTTTGCTTTTCCTATCATAATAGCATGATAACCTTTCTCCTATTGTTCAGTTCCCTTCATTGTCGTCAATTTTTGTGAAAATgattagctttttttttttccccctctccCTTTTAATTTATAGATGTTGAATTTCTGAAGCCTGACGAATTGATTCATTGCATATATGTTCGTAAGACGAACTCATTGCTCTGCATGGttattgcaaatgtgaagtTTACTACTTTGTAAGGGTTGGGTGGCCTTTCTAGATCATTGCCATGTGACTGTAGGATTCTTCAACAAGAGGTCAGACAAAATTATAGATTTGGTGAACGCTGTGTctagaagagagagagagagagagagagagagagagagcatttATGGTGAAGAATGAACTTGAATGGACTGTGAACTATGGTAGTATATATAAACTGGAGATTCTATTATTGTCCATAGCGGAAGAGAGTCTGGCAAAGAGAGAGGTTGAAAGATATCATTTTGGACACTTGGACTTGAAAAAGTTTCATACTTAGTGTTACTAATGATTTGATTATGGTCCTTTCCAGAAGTAATGAAGCGGAGATGTATTATATATGGTGAGTGAAGTTGTTAGAAGTGATTGCGGGTTGACACAAGGAATGGTAGTTTTACCTTGGTGCTTTACTACAGAACTTAGCTATTTGTGGAAGTGTATATGCAAGCCTACTTTATGACTGTCGATTCCAAATTTGGAAGGAATTTACTCGGGCTTCGCTCACAGGAAAATATACTCTGTAGTTTGGGTGGAGTAATGAAAGCATGGAAAGACTGAAGTTTGATCCAAGAGGGGCAAATGGGGATCAAATGCGGAGGCCAATTGGGGCCAGGTAGAAGAGTGATTATTACAGCGAAGGGTGAAAAAAAGTATAGTAGAAGGAGGGATGGAAtaggaaaatattattaagaaTAACATAAGAGAATCTGGAAATTGCAAAAAGATTTCCCAACTCCTAGTGGGTCATTGCTCCTTATGGCTCAGCGATTCTCGGATGGTGATGAGTTCGTTTGGAGTCTACACCAATTCAACTTTCAAATAGATGGGCATTTATAGGGAACTTAGAAGATCTGACTGCGATATTTGGTTCCTGCAGGCACATGATATTCCGAGGGCttgaaagaaataaatgaGTATAATGCCAGTGCTCATTGACATGCTTGGGATTCTATTAATGTTTGTTGGACTGGAAGAACCACACACTTGTCTTGAGAAACTCTCAGTTTTACCCCACCCTCCAAACCCCAACCTCTGTCAATGTAATTTGCACGAATTTCTCCTCAAGTTTTGACCACATACTTGACTTTTGGGGAAATATCATAAGGCGTGGTTAATTGTACTTACTGGATCAATGGCTTCCCCTCTTCCTACTTTATCTATTTGATTCCTTTATCATAACGAGTTCCTTATAAGATATCTGTTGTCCATGCGGTTCTGTGATTATATTCGACTGTGATGGTAGCAGTAACTGAACATAGAAGATTTGATTAGTATCAGTTGGCCCGGTTAGGTTTTATTGTGACATCAACTGGCAATCTGTGTCGGCCACTATACTGACTGCCCGATTGATGATTCATTAATTAAGATGCTTTAGCTCTCGCAGAATCTTCATTTTTTGCCTTTTGATAATTCGTGGAAACTTCATTATTACTGGGGTTACCATTCATTGCACCAGAACAAGAATAGTGAAAGATGATACTTAAGCTGCCTGTTTTACTTCTGAGTTTGCGTGTAAACTAAATAGTCTGTGAGCCCTGAGAATAGATTTTAGTGGGTGGTGACAAAAAATTGCTCCTTTTCCCAGATGGAGTCGATGGTACGTGAGAGGTGTGCTGATTCTGGAGGTGGCCCCAAATTACTATTCGGCTGTCGTTCTAAGGATGCCCTTCCTCATTGTATTTGAGCCATCTTTATTTGTTAGAACTTCACTTGCATAATACAGATTAGGCCAATCAACATTGGGACTATATTCTTGGATAGGATTAAGATGAAATGACACACTCGACTTTGCTTTCTTGTTAGTCATCAATCTCACTGGTGGCTTGTGAATCTCATGTTTTGATCAGTTTAATTCATTATGCTGTATGCATGCTTGGTTCTATGTCAGCTTCTGATAGTTCTCTGCATTGTTTCTTGTACTAGAGCTCGGTCTGTCCGTTCCAAGGTGACTTTGTTTGCAGACTTCATGACGAAAAGGACTGATGAAATCGACGATCTCTTGGGCGGGTGAATTCGTTCATAAGTTTTAAGAGTGGCAATTGTTTTGATTAGACTACTGTGAAGAAGATCTATGTATCTTCCAATTTTATAGGATGTCTCTAATGCCAATAAGTTTCCAGGGCCCTTGTgttccattttttcttttgcctgGTCAATTTAGCTTTTCTGATGGTTAGTAACTCGACAGTGTATGCCATCTTTGCATCCTGGAACCCGAGTAAAGAACGGTACAGTTCCTCGAAATACGTAGCTGACCTCGACCATTATGTCGAGCTAGTAGTTGCACATCCACGGGACATGTAACTTGGTAATGTTCATTGGTGATTGTCTTTGATTATATCTTCTAATCGACTTGACACGCGCTACTTATAATTGATTGTTTAAAGTAGTCACAGGGGGAAAGTGACGGTCGTTTGTGGAATCATTCATACGTATATTAATAGAGATTTTGTATGGTGCGAGTCCTATAGATGAGAACGTATTATGTGGTCTCATAATTGACAAAAGGACAGGAGCTGTAATCACCGGACGATCACATAGATGATGTGTTCCTTGATATCGAAATTTAATTCAAGTGGACCTACAGCCATAAATACATCATATCTGAACTAAAAGCTTAAGGAGAACGGTTCTGGAATTTAATCGATTTTTACGTCGAAAATTTCACGttaattttatatgtaaatttttatgaattactcattcaaattttttttatcgattCTTAGCACTTGTCCTCACGGAGCCGAGTTTTTTTTGGCTTTGAGAAGGAAGTGCGCTCGGGGGATGTGAAAAGTGCTCAACTTCGATGATGAAGCAAACAATTGGTTGTCTTCGggagttttcttttatttattttttcttcttttggttTTTTCTTTGGGTAGCCAAACGCCGCAAAATGTTTCAATCCGGCGAGTCCAATGTCtccccaaaaaaattaaatataaataataaaaaacaaaagagaaaaggaaatatttGTTTAGAAACGAGAAGTTTAAAGCTTAATATTCGCGGATGACATGTCTTGTGTTCGATTGTTTATTCTCCTGTTCTATTAGTAAATTCATATGAACCTCACTAATAATCGAAAAAAGGAACAATTTTATCGTAGTAGGAGGTAGGGGGATATATCCTTGGAGCAACAATTTTACAATAGTAATACACATCTTTCATGCTAGTAAAACTTTCTTATTCTTCCCAACCTCTACTATCCATGCACCGTGCGATTTATAATAAGCGGGATCCGATCGGTTGCAAGATCATAGTAATGTCAATCGGTCTTTGTCATGtttatttatgttattgtcGAGCATAGTGAACTGGATTACGTATGGCTAATTTCCGTTTTTTTAATGGATAATAATGCATGCATGAGTCGTCGGATTACGATGGGAAGGGGTTACCCTTTGTTACGGAACAGATCAAATTAAAATACTGAACTTCAGTTACGAAGCGACGATCACTCCATCAACGATGGATCAAAATCTTTAGGGGCGGTTTCTAAAACAGGGGACAGTTTctatctctcttctctctctctctctctctctctctctctatcctcCGAATGACGAGGAGATGACCGGTGGTCCAAGTGGAAAAGCAGGGGACCCGCCATCGCCATGAGAGCTTCTTTTGGCTGAAACAGAAAGAAGGAAGAGGAAACCCGTACGGAGAAGATCAGAGTGCACCACAACCCGGGTCTTCTCGCATTACCCAGAAGAAGGAAGGagctggaggaggaggaggaggaggagaaggagataGAAAGAAGAAGCTTCATTCATTTCCGCCAttaaaggaggaggagagagagggtggCGGGAATGTCGGGGCATTACAGTGGCGGTGGAGAAGGTCAGATGGTGAGGAAGGAGGTGGTGGAGGAAGCGGTGATCGTCGTGGGGCTGGTGGCAGCTCAGGTGGCGTACGCCGGGAACTCGGTGTTGATGGGGTACGTCATGTCCTTCGGCGTCGACCCTCTCACCCTCATCCTCTTCGCTTCCCTCTccaccttcttcttcctctccccTCTCGCCCTATGCTTCGAAAGGTATATAATATCATCACCTCTCTCCCTCTGTGTGTACGCTGTACGGTTTGAGAGAATAAACGAATCGATTTCTGCTCTGGTTTGTACCCTTTGAGGATGTTTCTTTGAATCCATGGTTGCAGGAGCTTATGGCCAAAGACGCTGACCCTGAAGCTAATGATTCAGCTGGTTTTGATCTCCTTTGGAGGGTacgttgaatttttttttttccattgtCTGTGGTCTGCTTTTTTGAGATCCCGACAAggtgattttttttacatatcgAAAAACAGACATACCATTCTTTTGCATGGACAGTAGTTACAAATTGTTCTTTAACACAATATGATTGAGAATTTTAGACTCACCGAGATTTGCGGATGTTAGTTGTTCCAAGCTAAAGCGATCTTGACGCAGAATTACCAGACTCTCGAATATTGAAAGCCCTTTTCCCTGATTATTTCGTGTTTCGAAATGTATATATGTCTGCTGATCTTGGTCCGTTTGGCAGGGTTACTCTGTTCCAGACTCTGTTCTTGAAAGGGATTAAGCTGACATCGCCGGCAATGGCCACAGCCATGCCGAACCTTGCACCTGGTCTCATCTTCATCATCGCTTGGACTGTTGGGTACTTCTCCTCTATGTCAGTTCCATTCATCGCGTCAAGTTCCCTTATAACTGTGAGTGACGGAGTAATCAAGAGCCGGTGAGGAAGCAGGCGAAGTTGAGCAAAATGAAGAAAACATTAGAAGGGCAGATAtgtatcatttaattttttacacaAAGTTGGAGAATTTGGAGGAACCTGCCCTCTTTAATTCCTGCCTTTCACGATTGTTGACCTTTCAAATGTCTGTTGAAATTCTCTCTTTGTTACTAGTTTCCCTGATCTTAACTCAAAAACTACATGATCACGAGTTCTTTGGCTCGTCACCCCATCATATCTCCAATTGCAGATCGGTAGTTTGATGGACAAGCTGGCAGGAGCTTCCTGCATAGATGCTACAAAAACTATTCTACAGAAGATAGTTTGAAATCTCTTAACACTATCTCAACATGTACTTACGCAGCTTGGAGAGAGTCAACTGGAGTCTGCTGTATAGCAAAATCAAGATAGTGGGGACGGTGCTGTGCGTTGCAGGG
This genomic window contains:
- the LOC116213881 gene encoding protein NUCLEAR FUSION DEFECTIVE 6, chloroplastic/mitochondrial isoform X1 — encoded protein: MASACGRFVRRASAPLNSAIRSNLRPASTSRSAASALPSKSTSASGRSFSVLRVRHELGCVQSLLPLHSAVAAARMTSCLSTTSRSCRALSQGTLCCTSPGL
- the LOC116213881 gene encoding protein NUCLEAR FUSION DEFECTIVE 6, chloroplastic/mitochondrial isoform X2 translates to MASACGRFVRRASAPLNSAIRSNLRPASTSRSAASALPSKSTSASGRSFSVLRVRHELGCVQSLLPLHSAVAAARMTSCLSTTSRSCRALSQELGLSVPR
- the LOC116213881 gene encoding protein NUCLEAR FUSION DEFECTIVE 6, chloroplastic/mitochondrial isoform X3 — protein: MASACGRFVRRASAPLNSAIRSNLRPASTSRSAASALPSKSTSASGRSFSVLRVRHELGCVQSLLPLHSAVAAARMTSCLSTTSRSCRALSQDGVDGT
- the LOC116213881 gene encoding protein NUCLEAR FUSION DEFECTIVE 6, chloroplastic/mitochondrial isoform X4, producing the protein MASACGRFVRRASAPLNSAIRSNLRPASTSRSAASALPSKSTSASGRSFSVLRVRHELGCVQSLLPLHSAVAAARMTSCLSTTSRSCRALSQGT